Proteins encoded within one genomic window of Azospirillaceae bacterium:
- the rlmB gene encoding 23S rRNA (guanosine(2251)-2'-O)-methyltransferase RlmB, with translation MKPHSGRTGRADAAGSGRSPHPGKPQRKPPAKSLSPHGAQRPQKPQAQPQDRQKAPPEQRPPRGSLLFGVHAVSAALRNPSRNCRRLWATDMAAVGEALADAAARGLSRPAPMIVEKAMIDRLVSGGTVHQGVLLEADPLPEPDLSDLLTNPAADAVLVVLDQVTDPHNVGAVLRSAAAFGAAGLVVTERHAPEVTGTLAKSASGALEVVPLVRVGNLARAIAEMREAGFWCVGLSERAERPLHEHDLSGRTALVLGSEGTGIRRLTAERCDALARLPTQGPIESLNVSVAAAISLYETARRRS, from the coding sequence ATGAAACCCCACTCTGGACGAACGGGACGCGCCGATGCCGCGGGTTCCGGACGGTCCCCGCACCCGGGCAAGCCCCAGCGCAAGCCGCCGGCGAAGTCCCTGTCCCCACATGGCGCCCAACGGCCCCAGAAGCCGCAGGCACAGCCCCAGGACCGGCAGAAGGCGCCGCCGGAGCAGCGCCCGCCACGCGGCTCGCTGCTGTTCGGCGTGCACGCCGTCAGCGCGGCCCTGCGCAACCCGTCGCGGAATTGCCGGCGCCTGTGGGCGACCGACATGGCCGCCGTGGGCGAGGCGCTGGCCGACGCAGCCGCGCGCGGCCTGTCGCGGCCTGCCCCGATGATCGTCGAAAAGGCGATGATCGACCGGCTGGTGTCGGGCGGCACGGTCCACCAGGGCGTGCTGCTGGAGGCCGATCCGCTGCCGGAACCCGATCTCTCGGACCTGCTGACCAACCCGGCCGCCGACGCGGTGCTGGTCGTTCTCGACCAGGTGACCGATCCGCACAATGTCGGTGCGGTGTTGCGGTCGGCCGCCGCCTTCGGTGCCGCCGGGCTGGTGGTGACCGAGCGGCACGCGCCCGAGGTGACGGGAACGCTGGCCAAGTCCGCCTCGGGTGCGCTGGAGGTCGTGCCGCTGGTCCGCGTCGGGAATCTGGCGCGCGCCATCGCCGAGATGCGGGAGGCCGGTTTCTGGTGCGTCGGCCTGTCCGAGCGGGCCGAGCGGCCGCTGCACGAGCACGACCTGTCGGGTCGCACCGCCCTCGTCCTGGGATCCGAGGGGACCGGGATTCGCCGTCTGACCGCGGAGAGGTGCGACGCGCTGGCCCGGCTGCCGACCCAGGGGCCGATCGAAAGTCTGAACGTTTCGGTCGCGGCGGCCATTTCCCTGTACGAGACCGCGCGGCGCCGGTCGTGA
- a CDS encoding GTP-binding protein, with product MAKAKFERTKPHCNVGTIGHVDHGKTSLTAAITKVLAKAGGATFTAY from the coding sequence ATGGCGAAGGCGAAGTTCGAGCGGACGAAGCCGCACTGCAACGTTGGGACGATCGGTCACGTCGACCACGGCAAGACGTCGCTGACGGCGGCGATCACCAAGGTGCTGGCGAAGGCGGGCGGCGCGACGTTCACCGCGTAC